A single region of the Pseudomonas sp. GGS8 genome encodes:
- a CDS encoding antimicrobial resistance protein Mig-14, whose translation MLNRLQGWRERGWAQVDASTYAQAWQRFGGSVATHPLVVERLAQLADIPVRYLAWEQGGEVKAAIPTWGRDLALSKDVLKRTGKKGLFDLGNAELILPAAADAQAPLRHRGRYLSALSEGRFTGIKLQAEQLALARTPEELSKKFRYNQRRELRLLEEAGGVVRPVAEFSSSELAAIYCDLFQRRWGFPATGAERMGEVIELLRELLIGSVIFLNDAPIATQLVYRVEAPEWISVEYVNGGVDPETRDFSPGSVLSFLNTQSAWEHARALDKPLRFSFGRTDREYKDRWCNSVPVFTV comes from the coding sequence ATGCTCAACCGACTTCAAGGCTGGCGCGAGCGTGGCTGGGCGCAGGTCGACGCCTCGACTTATGCCCAGGCCTGGCAACGTTTTGGCGGCAGCGTCGCGACTCATCCTCTGGTGGTCGAACGTCTGGCGCAGTTGGCCGACATTCCGGTGCGCTACCTGGCTTGGGAGCAGGGCGGCGAAGTGAAAGCCGCCATCCCGACCTGGGGGCGCGACCTGGCGCTGTCCAAGGACGTGCTCAAGCGCACAGGTAAAAAAGGCCTGTTCGACCTCGGCAATGCCGAACTGATCCTGCCGGCCGCCGCTGATGCCCAGGCACCACTGCGCCATCGCGGGCGTTACCTGTCGGCGCTGAGCGAAGGTCGTTTTACCGGTATCAAGCTGCAGGCCGAACAACTGGCCCTGGCCCGGACACCTGAAGAACTGTCGAAAAAGTTTCGCTACAACCAGCGCCGCGAATTGCGCCTGCTGGAAGAGGCGGGCGGTGTGGTGCGACCGGTTGCCGAGTTTTCCAGCAGTGAACTGGCGGCGATCTATTGCGACTTGTTCCAGCGTCGCTGGGGCTTTCCGGCCACCGGTGCCGAGCGCATGGGCGAGGTGATCGAGTTGTTGCGCGAGTTGCTGATCGGTTCGGTGATTTTCCTCAACGACGCACCGATTGCGACTCAACTGGTGTACCGCGTCGAGGCGCCGGAATGGATCAGCGTCGAATACGTCAACGGCGGTGTCGATCCCGAGACCCGCGATTTCAGCCCTGGCAGCGTGCTGAGCTTCCTCAACACCCAAAGCGCCTGGGAACATGCTCGTGCGTTGGATAAGCCCCTGCGGTTTTCCTTTGGTCGAACCGACCGTGAGTACAAGGACCGTTGGTGCAATTCTGTGCCGGTCTTCACGGTATGA
- a CDS encoding glycosyltransferase: protein MTRSAERHVLQFCHGYDGPFLDCARQYASLFAGTGYRVTTVFLTGAADVEVAASCASDEVLFMEYSSKAIRGLKLGAIGDLRKIAASRNFSFCIAHRFKPTYIALLGTSLPVIGVHHAFGDYQRGTRKLFAHIFRKRLSLLGVSDAVRDDMRHCLPKWPQARIQTLYNRIDVQALQTSQVSVREARETLGLSMDAWIVGNVGRLHPDKDQTTLLHGFATALPGLPANSQLVILGSGRLEQDLKALARELGIGDRVLFLGQVPEARRYFRAFDVFALSSDHEPFGMVLLEAMAAGVPLLATACGGAREVVEGVGILFPLGDAGHLAQGLQHLAAMDEQQRRQCAELMFERLRERFSDRAVRDAFWHLPHVTELAPRS, encoded by the coding sequence ATGACACGCTCGGCTGAACGCCATGTGCTGCAGTTCTGTCACGGCTATGACGGGCCGTTTCTGGACTGCGCCCGGCAGTACGCCAGCCTGTTCGCGGGGACCGGTTATCGCGTGACCACGGTGTTTCTGACCGGGGCTGCCGATGTTGAAGTCGCCGCGAGCTGCGCGTCCGACGAAGTGTTATTCATGGAGTACAGCTCCAAGGCCATTCGTGGCCTGAAGCTGGGCGCCATCGGCGACCTGCGCAAGATCGCCGCGTCGCGCAACTTCAGTTTCTGCATCGCTCACCGCTTCAAACCGACCTATATCGCCTTGCTCGGCACTTCGTTGCCGGTCATTGGTGTGCATCACGCGTTTGGCGATTACCAGCGCGGTACCCGCAAACTGTTCGCGCATATTTTCCGCAAGCGCCTGAGCCTGCTCGGCGTCTCCGATGCGGTGCGTGACGACATGCGCCATTGCTTGCCGAAATGGCCGCAGGCGCGGATTCAGACGCTCTATAACCGGATTGATGTGCAGGCGTTGCAGACCAGCCAAGTGTCGGTTCGCGAAGCCCGGGAAACCCTCGGCTTGTCGATGGATGCCTGGATTGTCGGCAACGTCGGGCGCCTGCATCCGGACAAGGATCAGACTACGCTGCTGCATGGTTTCGCCACGGCACTGCCGGGGTTGCCGGCCAACAGTCAGTTGGTGATTCTGGGCAGCGGTCGGCTGGAGCAGGACCTCAAGGCCCTGGCGCGTGAACTGGGTATCGGCGATCGCGTGTTGTTCCTCGGCCAGGTGCCCGAGGCGCGTCGCTACTTCCGCGCTTTTGATGTATTTGCCTTGAGTTCCGATCACGAACCGTTCGGCATGGTATTGCTGGAGGCCATGGCCGCCGGTGTGCCGTTGCTCGCCACCGCATGCGGGGGCGCCAGGGAAGTGGTCGAAGGCGTGGGCATTCTGTTTCCGCTGGGCGATGCCGGGCACCTGGCTCAAGGGCTGCAACATCTGGCCGCGATGGACGAGCAACAACGCCGCCAGTGCGCCGAGCTGATGTTCGAGCGCTTGCGTGAACGCTTCTCCGATCGCGCGGTGCGCGATGCTTTCTGGCATTTGCCGCACGTCACCGAACTGGCACCGAGGAGCTGA